In Geminocystis sp. NIES-3709, a single genomic region encodes these proteins:
- a CDS encoding response regulator, translated as MEILIVEDEKEIAQLIHNCLTREGFNCHFAYDGLSALDNVKTIQPDLIILDLLLPKLDGLEVCNRIRNQATIKDPYILMVTAKGEEIDRVIGLSTGADDYLVKPFSPRELVARVRALLRRSMRHGGQSQIYESPHFILNLDEHTAIRQLDSEGEEILDLTALEFNLLAVFMNYPGKVWSRTQLIDKLWGSDFFGDERVVDTHISRLRKKIEPNPAQPSFIKTVVGVGYKFEDETNL; from the coding sequence GTGGAAATTTTAATAGTAGAAGACGAAAAAGAAATCGCTCAATTGATTCATAATTGTTTAACCAGAGAAGGATTTAATTGTCACTTTGCTTATGATGGATTATCTGCACTTGATAATGTCAAAACTATACAACCAGATTTGATTATTCTCGATCTTTTGTTACCTAAACTTGATGGTTTGGAAGTGTGTAATAGAATTAGAAATCAAGCAACAATAAAAGATCCTTATATTCTTATGGTCACTGCAAAAGGAGAAGAAATAGATCGAGTTATTGGCTTATCAACGGGGGCGGATGATTATCTTGTCAAGCCTTTTAGCCCAAGGGAATTAGTCGCAAGAGTGAGAGCATTATTGCGTCGTAGTATGCGTCATGGAGGACAATCTCAAATTTACGAATCTCCTCATTTTATCTTAAATTTAGATGAACACACTGCAATACGCCAATTAGATAGTGAAGGTGAGGAGATATTAGATTTAACAGCATTAGAGTTTAATCTATTAGCTGTTTTTATGAATTATCCAGGTAAAGTATGGAGTCGCACTCAATTAATTGATAAACTTTGGGGTTCTGATTTTTTTGGGGATGAAAGGGTAGTTGACACCCATATTAGTCGTTTACGCAAAAAAATCGAGCCTAATCCGGCACAACCTTCTTTTATTAAAACTGTTGTTGGTGTTGGTTATAAATTTGAAGATGAGACTAATCTATAG
- the ldpA gene encoding circadian clock protein LdpA yields MLLPLESLKQGRWFKLICGASYQHLPSIRNLALIYTLAGADCLDVAPDKAVIHSALEGIKIAQNYRQQAIDLGYNPHIRPLLMVSINDGEDPHFRKAYFNTNLCSIDCPRPCEKICPAEAIKFDDRTIPIVNQHQGIVEELCYGCGRCLPICPINIIHTESRIISTKEVLQWLDTLPINAIEIHTKQGHLQNFIQVWDMVKPRLQQLQLIAISCPYTDTVTEYLTEIYQYIHPVNIPLIWQTDGRPMSGDIGSGTTHLTIKYAQKMKQTNLPGFIQLAGGTNEYTIEKLNKLNLTPSKISGVAYGSKGRKIIADTLQRLEEMSTNNQIEEHPQLLWEAVTQAFQLVSPIKKR; encoded by the coding sequence ATCTTGTTACCTTTAGAATCTTTAAAACAGGGTAGATGGTTTAAGCTGATTTGCGGTGCAAGTTATCAACATTTACCCTCCATTCGTAACCTTGCCCTTATTTATACCTTAGCGGGTGCTGACTGTCTTGATGTTGCCCCTGATAAAGCCGTTATCCATAGCGCCTTAGAAGGCATTAAAATCGCTCAAAATTACCGTCAACAGGCGATCGATTTGGGATATAATCCCCACATTAGACCATTACTGATGGTTAGTATCAACGATGGTGAAGATCCTCATTTTCGTAAAGCCTATTTTAATACTAACCTTTGCTCGATCGATTGTCCTCGACCTTGTGAAAAAATTTGTCCTGCCGAAGCGATAAAATTTGACGATCGCACAATACCAATTGTGAATCAACATCAAGGGATAGTAGAAGAACTATGCTATGGTTGTGGAAGATGTTTGCCCATTTGTCCTATTAATATTATTCACACTGAATCAAGAATTATCAGCACCAAAGAAGTTTTACAATGGTTAGATACATTACCCATTAATGCTATTGAAATTCATACGAAACAAGGACATCTACAAAATTTTATCCAAGTTTGGGATATGGTAAAACCACGTCTTCAACAATTGCAATTAATCGCCATCAGTTGCCCCTATACCGATACCGTTACCGAATATTTAACTGAGATTTATCAATATATTCATCCCGTTAATATTCCCCTAATATGGCAAACTGACGGACGACCTATGAGTGGCGACATAGGTAGTGGAACTACTCATTTAACGATTAAATATGCCCAAAAAATGAAACAGACAAATTTACCCGGCTTTATCCAATTAGCTGGAGGTACGAATGAATATACGATCGAAAAATTAAACAAACTTAACTTAACTCCTTCTAAAATTTCTGGAGTTGCCTATGGTAGCAAAGGCAGAAAAATCATTGCTGATACCTTACAAAGACTAGAAGAAATGTCAACAAATAATCAAATAGAAGAACATCCACAATTATTGTGGGAGGCAGTAACCCAAGCCTTTCAATTAGTTTCTCCCATAAAAAAAAGATGA
- a CDS encoding glyoxalase-like domain protein has translation MIIDGSLTMVNTYFGAFFPELTDSLFSTQGIMVMLLIAYGGAMWMFLTSAPKVYTVMVSDLSIARQFYEELLDLPIADIPLHYYYNYEQSLGANSFDPIYMGSTINDSMPKPSDGLWYQLKKNTQLHIIGGASLGYKNCQRHVCFDRECLDALLLKVQSRRLKYKIRQEIPLNFLVKDYDNRVIEMAEVNS, from the coding sequence ATGATTATAGATGGCAGTTTAACTATGGTTAATACTTATTTTGGTGCTTTTTTCCCAGAGTTAACCGATAGTTTGTTTTCAACACAGGGCATCATGGTAATGTTGTTAATAGCCTATGGTGGTGCAATGTGGATGTTTTTAACCAGTGCGCCGAAGGTTTATACTGTGATGGTATCTGATTTGAGTATTGCCCGACAATTTTATGAGGAATTATTAGATTTACCGATCGCTGATATTCCCCTACACTATTACTATAACTACGAGCAAAGTTTAGGAGCTAATAGTTTTGATCCTATTTACATGGGATCAACGATTAATGATAGTATGCCTAAACCTAGTGATGGACTATGGTATCAACTCAAGAAAAACACTCAATTGCATATTATCGGTGGTGCTAGTTTAGGATATAAAAATTGTCAACGTCATGTTTGTTTCGATCGAGAATGTTTAGACGCTTTATTATTAAAAGTACAGTCTCGCCGTTTAAAATATAAAATTCGTCAAGAAATCCCTCTTAATTTTTTAGTTAAAGATTATGATAATCGTGTCATCGAAATGGCAGAAGTCAATAGCTAA
- a CDS encoding type II toxin-antitoxin system HicA family toxin — MGNAIDASCYIERQGKADHKIWYSSVSNKRFVVAQKILSRHTANAVLKQAGLPKSF; from the coding sequence ATGGGAAACGCTATAGATGCAAGTTGTTATATTGAAAGACAAGGTAAGGCAGATCATAAAATTTGGTATAGTTCTGTTAGTAATAAAAGATTTGTTGTTGCTCAAAAAATTTTATCTCGTCACACGGCTAATGCAGTTTTAAAACAAGCTGGTTTACCTAAATCATTTTGA
- a CDS encoding ATP-binding protein: MKSNQIQPLGSVIQGSLSEGLEVRLHPDISVEDMRVGKFLVVQGTRSKFFCLLTDVSLGTSNPRIFTHPPDPNDDFWLDILAGSDTYGTIEIAPMLMLTLTNKEEYGTKFDNIPSLNGIETELQLLPVKTIPSHFSQVYESTEGDFRSVFGWENDPHKCNFAIGQPLDMDVPVCMDLGRFVERSNGIFGKSGTGKSFLTRLLISGIIRKQAAVNLMFDMHSEYGWAAVSEGKQFSMVKGLKQLFPNRVEIYTLDAESTQRRGVPQAHELYLSYDQIEIEDLKLIARELNLSEASLDNANVLASEFGRDWIYRLLNMTNEDIQIFCNEKQGHQGSIMALQRKLKRLESLKYMRSACPHNYIKEILDLLEGGKHVVVEFGSQGNMLSYMLVTNMITRRIHNAYVKKAETFLQTKNILDRPRQLVITIEEAHRFLDSKIVHQTIFGTIAREMRKYFVTLLIVDQRPSGIDNEVMSQVGTRITCLLNDEKDIDAIFTGVSGASGLRSVLAKLDSKQQALVLGHAVPMPVVIRTRAYDGTFYEEIGDSDWQNKTDEEVFRIAENNFSDLF, from the coding sequence ATGAAATCTAATCAAATACAACCATTAGGCTCAGTAATTCAAGGCTCTTTAAGTGAAGGTTTGGAGGTAAGATTGCATCCTGATATATCCGTAGAAGATATGAGAGTAGGAAAATTTTTAGTAGTACAAGGCACTCGATCGAAATTTTTTTGTCTGCTTACGGATGTATCTTTAGGAACTTCTAATCCCCGTATCTTCACTCATCCCCCTGATCCTAATGATGATTTCTGGTTAGATATACTAGCAGGTAGTGATACCTACGGCACGATCGAAATTGCACCAATGTTAATGTTAACCTTGACAAATAAGGAAGAATATGGTACTAAATTTGATAATATTCCGTCATTAAATGGCATCGAAACAGAGTTACAACTATTACCCGTAAAAACCATTCCAAGCCATTTTAGCCAAGTTTATGAGTCCACAGAAGGAGATTTTCGATCGGTTTTTGGGTGGGAAAATGATCCTCATAAATGTAACTTTGCCATCGGACAACCTTTAGATATGGATGTGCCTGTTTGTATGGATTTAGGTCGTTTTGTGGAACGTAGTAACGGTATATTCGGTAAATCTGGTACAGGAAAATCGTTTCTAACACGATTGTTAATTTCAGGTATTATTCGCAAACAAGCCGCCGTTAATCTTATGTTTGATATGCACTCAGAGTATGGTTGGGCGGCCGTAAGTGAAGGAAAACAATTTAGTATGGTAAAGGGTTTAAAACAACTTTTTCCTAATCGAGTAGAAATTTATACTCTCGATGCTGAATCAACTCAACGTAGAGGTGTTCCCCAAGCTCACGAATTATATTTGAGTTATGATCAAATCGAAATTGAAGATTTAAAGTTAATTGCAAGAGAATTAAATCTATCAGAAGCCAGTTTGGATAATGCTAATGTTTTAGCTTCAGAATTCGGCAGGGATTGGATTTATCGTCTTTTGAACATGACAAATGAGGATATACAAATATTTTGTAACGAAAAACAAGGACATCAAGGTTCAATTATGGCACTACAAAGAAAGTTGAAACGTCTTGAGAGTCTTAAGTATATGCGATCGGCTTGTCCCCATAACTATATCAAGGAAATTCTTGATCTTTTAGAGGGTGGAAAACACGTTGTAGTTGAATTTGGCTCTCAGGGTAATATGCTTTCTTATATGTTGGTGACTAATATGATTACTCGCCGTATTCATAATGCCTATGTGAAAAAAGCTGAAACATTTTTACAGACTAAAAACATACTTGATCGACCTCGTCAATTAGTGATTACTATAGAAGAAGCCCATCGTTTTCTGGATTCTAAGATTGTACATCAAACTATCTTCGGCACGATCGCCCGGGAAATGCGCAAATATTTTGTAACTCTTTTGATTGTAGATCAAAGACCATCAGGTATTGATAATGAAGTAATGTCTCAGGTGGGGACAAGAATTACTTGTCTTCTCAATGATGAAAAAGACATAGACGCTATATTTACAGGGGTATCGGGTGCAAGTGGTTTACGATCGGTACTAGCTAAACTCGACTCCAAACAACAAGCCTTAGTATTAGGCCATGCAGTACCTATGCCTGTAGTTATTCGTACTAGAGCTTACGATGGAACATTTTATGAAGAAATTGGAGATTCTGATTGGCAAAACAAAACTGACGAAGAAGTATTTAGAATTGCCGAAAATAATTTTTCCGATTTATTCTAA
- the hpf gene encoding ribosome hibernation-promoting factor, HPF/YfiA family yields the protein MKFLIQGNNIEVTESIHDYVEEKLEKAVKHFQNLATKVDVHLSVARNARISNKHKAEVTVYANGTIIRAQEDSENLYASIDLVSDKIARQLRKYKERQLDKKTHSQVKTTDSVEEKPVEGTLIGDREPVLPTEVVRMKYFAMNPMTIDDALEQLQMVDHDFYMFQNKETGEINVIYQRNHGGFGVIQPRHANV from the coding sequence ATGAAATTTTTAATTCAAGGAAACAATATTGAAGTTACTGAATCTATCCATGATTATGTAGAAGAAAAATTAGAAAAAGCCGTTAAACATTTTCAAAATTTGGCCACAAAAGTTGACGTACATTTATCTGTTGCTCGTAACGCTCGTATAAGTAATAAACATAAAGCGGAGGTAACAGTATATGCCAATGGTACGATAATTCGAGCTCAAGAAGATAGTGAAAATTTATACGCCAGTATTGACCTTGTTTCTGATAAAATTGCTCGTCAATTGCGCAAATATAAAGAAAGACAATTAGACAAAAAAACCCACTCCCAAGTTAAAACCACTGATTCTGTTGAAGAAAAACCCGTTGAAGGTACTCTAATCGGCGATCGTGAGCCGGTATTACCGACAGAAGTAGTAAGAATGAAATATTTTGCCATGAACCCTATGACGATCGATGATGCTCTAGAACAGTTACAAATGGTAGATCATGATTTCTATATGTTTCAAAATAAAGAAACAGGAGAAATTAATGTTATCTATCAACGTAATCATGGTGGATTTGGTGTAATTCAACCTCGTCACGCTAATGTTTAA